In Cupriavidus taiwanensis, the following proteins share a genomic window:
- a CDS encoding PP2C family protein-serine/threonine phosphatase, which translates to MGFDSHFRWTSAACTDVGRVRERNEDACLDLPGQELWAVADGMGGHAVGDFASQAVVRALTALPPQARLEDRIDATRAALQGVNLALVDEAARLGVRCIGSTVVVLLAGDSRCACLWAGDSRLYRLRGGQLARLTRDHNQVERLLARGLITPEQARHHPAQNTITRAVGAAPTLAPEQLLTDVADGDVYLLCSDGLSNEVDDDAIAAVLAQQDVAQAALTLVQKALDAGGRDNISVVVLRAADPCGSDRTLVNPELDT; encoded by the coding sequence TTGGGTTTCGACTCGCATTTCCGGTGGACCTCGGCGGCGTGCACCGACGTCGGGCGCGTGCGCGAGCGCAATGAGGACGCCTGCCTGGACCTGCCCGGGCAGGAACTGTGGGCCGTGGCCGACGGCATGGGGGGCCATGCCGTGGGGGATTTCGCCAGCCAGGCGGTGGTGCGGGCGCTGACAGCCCTGCCGCCGCAGGCGCGGCTGGAAGACCGCATCGACGCCACGCGCGCGGCCTTGCAGGGCGTGAACCTGGCGCTGGTCGACGAAGCCGCGCGCCTGGGCGTGCGCTGCATCGGCAGCACGGTGGTGGTGCTGCTGGCCGGCGACAGCCGCTGTGCCTGCCTGTGGGCCGGCGACAGCCGCCTGTACCGGCTGCGCGGCGGCCAGCTGGCGCGCCTCACGCGCGACCACAACCAGGTCGAGCGCCTGCTCGCGCGCGGGCTGATCACGCCGGAGCAGGCGCGCCACCATCCCGCCCAGAACACCATCACCCGCGCCGTCGGCGCGGCGCCGACGCTGGCGCCGGAACAGCTGCTGACCGACGTGGCCGACGGCGACGTCTACCTGTTGTGCAGCGACGGCCTGAGCAACGAAGTCGACGATGATGCGATCGCCGCGGTGCTGGCGCAGCAGGACGTGGCGCAGGCCGCGCTGACGCTGGTGCAGAAGGCGCTCGACGCGGGCGGGCGCGACAACATCTCGGTGGTGGTGCTGCGCGCGGCCGATCCTTGCGGATCGGACCGCACCCTGGTCAACCCCGAGCTCGACACCTGA
- a CDS encoding sigma-54 interaction domain-containing protein: MKLYNQGATPVSVTSPVSFAGLIEKIEILRSTLRWASKLDRPEIEKLLKQATTLRDEVMGLSHKERFVQAASSADAAAGSTATDAPPQPEVERLPRERRQALMERSFIFEGTFGDNPRLLEALEIAEKAAPTDLPVLIDGESGTGKELMAKVIHANGARTDKPFISVNCGAIPDSLLESELFGHKKGAFTGASNDRRGKFESAHTGTIFLDEIGELPLTGQVKLLRVLEAHEIQRVGSDEIISVDARIVAATNKDLRRMSQAGTFREDLFYRLSVIHVSLPALRERRDEIPLLVSYFSDEAAGMLRRAPVRLTPRLRDFLLHYDYPGNIRELRNLLYRLSCLAGDTADLPHLPQDIRPKPAALAVVGASAPGADIAMATSLSEAKRAASDEAERAFLERGLQEVGGTVAELARRFDMNRSHLQMLLKKHGIHSKDFRASRQAEAGKG, encoded by the coding sequence ATGAAGCTATACAACCAGGGTGCCACCCCCGTCTCGGTGACTTCGCCGGTGTCGTTCGCCGGGCTGATCGAGAAGATCGAGATCCTGCGCTCGACGCTGCGCTGGGCGTCGAAGCTTGACCGGCCCGAGATCGAGAAGCTGCTCAAGCAGGCCACCACGCTGCGCGACGAGGTGATGGGGCTGTCGCACAAGGAGCGCTTCGTGCAGGCGGCATCGTCTGCCGACGCCGCGGCAGGATCCACGGCCACAGATGCGCCGCCGCAGCCTGAGGTCGAGCGCCTGCCGCGCGAGCGCCGCCAGGCGCTGATGGAGCGCAGCTTTATCTTCGAGGGGACCTTCGGCGACAATCCCCGGCTGCTCGAGGCGCTGGAAATCGCCGAGAAGGCCGCGCCGACCGACCTGCCGGTGCTGATCGACGGCGAAAGCGGCACCGGCAAGGAGCTGATGGCCAAGGTGATCCACGCCAACGGTGCGCGCACCGACAAGCCCTTCATCTCGGTCAACTGCGGTGCCATTCCGGACAGCCTGCTCGAATCCGAGCTGTTCGGCCACAAGAAGGGCGCCTTCACCGGCGCCAGCAACGACCGGCGCGGCAAGTTCGAGAGCGCGCATACCGGCACCATCTTCCTGGACGAGATCGGCGAACTGCCGCTGACCGGGCAGGTCAAGCTGCTGCGCGTGCTGGAGGCGCACGAGATCCAGCGCGTCGGCTCGGACGAGATCATCTCGGTCGATGCGCGCATCGTCGCCGCGACCAACAAGGACCTGCGCCGCATGAGCCAGGCCGGCACCTTCCGCGAGGACCTGTTCTATCGCCTGAGCGTGATCCACGTCAGCCTGCCGGCGCTGCGCGAACGGCGCGACGAGATCCCGCTGCTGGTGTCGTACTTCAGCGACGAGGCTGCCGGCATGCTGCGGCGCGCGCCGGTGCGGCTGACGCCGCGGCTGCGCGACTTCCTGCTGCACTACGACTACCCCGGCAATATCCGCGAGCTGCGCAACCTGCTGTACCGGCTGAGCTGCCTGGCCGGCGATACCGCCGACCTGCCGCACCTGCCGCAGGACATCCGCCCGAAGCCTGCCGCGCTGGCGGTGGTCGGCGCCAGCGCACCCGGCGCTGACATCGCCATGGCCACCTCGCTCAGCGAAGCCAAGCGCGCGGCCAGCGACGAGGCCGAGCGCGCCTTTCTCGAGCGCGGATTGCAGGAGGTGGGCGGCACCGTCGCCGAACTGGCGCGGCGCTTCGACATGAACCGCTCGCACCTGCAGATGCTGCTGAAGAAGCACGGCATCCACTCGAAGGATTTCCGCGCCAGCCGGCAGGCCGAAGCCGGCAAGGGCTAG
- a CDS encoding peptidase domain-containing ABC transporter, protein MSSKPASEAGPADAATAAPQPPEAGPALAAFLATVEILSVLTPDELARLADAAQVLSFGFGDTVCNAGEAAPGLFIVRSGSVRVFNEEHGKEISMGVRKTGEVFADLALLREYRHESSVRASGKTELLMIPRSVSEPVVAGNPAALAFITSYVAISSAGGFVARLFDLRGKLDKQELEDAVRSVGVKRVAAGREILKQDGRDDRRLYVVRQGTVRIVRSEDGSEFPLATLGQGDIFGERACVMRQEQLASAMAETDVRLLVIPEKTVQLILERNPRLREVLEERIRVLDRELHRQKKLAERRKRPVLLDLASRPELGEKLIRRFALVEQAEEMDCGAACLAMICRHYGIPMTLGKLRELANVTTQGATLDSLARAGESLGFTTRGVQCTRDSLMGFELPFIVHWEGYHYVVVYGISSRWVWVADPAIGFRKMSAEEFERGWSGTCLLFTPGESMTQLSVQRSPWLRFIGYLAPYKKILAHLFLATFVIQMLGVVPPLIIQNILDGVVVHQNVGLLHLLIAGLIISSVFSQLMSTIRAYLANFMVRNMDFAMMSHFFRHTLSLPLSFFAKRKTGDIFARFQENQTIRAFLTESTVTTALNLLMVFIYFTIMFLYNVKLTLLLIAFVIPIAALTVVVTPRVKGYARDVFATSTDAKAYLMETLGGAETVKGMGIERPVRLRWERKYTKALESQYKAQQFHILVGLASQLLNAATTIAVLWVGATLVLERELTIGQLMAFNAFMGSVLAPLMGLVALWGQLNDAGVAMERLGDVLDLEPEQKPQDVLSRVMLPDLQGEIVMKDLYFRYGGEDTPYVLENISFAIRPGEMVAIVGRSGSGKTTLAKLLVGFYKPTEGSMTVDGYDLNVIDAAFYRAQVGYVMQSNLLFSGTIAENIACGDDSPDRRRIEEVARMADAHAFISKLPLGYEQVVGERGIGLSGGQIQRLCIARALYHDPRLLVFDEATSALDTQSESNILANMQEILRGRTAVIIAHRLSTIMQADKILVLYEGAIVEQGRHEELLERKGMYFQLVQKQLSAA, encoded by the coding sequence ATGTCATCGAAGCCCGCTAGCGAGGCCGGTCCGGCCGACGCCGCCACCGCCGCGCCGCAGCCGCCGGAAGCGGGCCCGGCGCTGGCCGCTTTCCTGGCGACGGTCGAGATCCTGTCGGTGCTGACGCCGGATGAACTGGCGCGCCTGGCCGACGCCGCGCAGGTGCTGAGCTTCGGCTTTGGCGACACCGTCTGCAATGCCGGCGAAGCCGCGCCGGGCCTGTTTATCGTCAGGTCCGGCTCGGTGCGCGTGTTCAACGAGGAGCACGGCAAGGAAATCAGCATGGGGGTGCGCAAGACCGGCGAGGTCTTTGCCGATCTCGCGCTGCTGCGCGAATACCGGCACGAGTCGTCGGTGCGCGCCTCGGGCAAGACCGAGTTGCTGATGATCCCGCGCAGCGTGAGCGAGCCCGTGGTGGCGGGCAATCCCGCGGCGCTGGCCTTCATCACCAGCTATGTCGCGATCAGTTCGGCCGGCGGCTTTGTGGCGCGGCTGTTCGACCTGCGCGGCAAGCTCGACAAGCAGGAACTGGAAGACGCGGTGCGCAGCGTCGGCGTGAAGCGCGTCGCGGCCGGCCGGGAAATCCTGAAGCAGGACGGACGCGACGACCGGCGCCTGTACGTGGTGCGCCAGGGCACGGTGCGCATCGTGCGCAGCGAAGACGGCAGCGAGTTTCCGCTGGCGACGCTGGGCCAGGGCGATATCTTCGGCGAGCGCGCCTGCGTGATGCGGCAGGAGCAGCTGGCGTCGGCCATGGCCGAGACCGACGTGCGCCTGCTGGTGATTCCCGAGAAAACCGTGCAGCTGATCCTGGAGCGCAATCCGCGCCTGCGCGAGGTGCTGGAGGAGCGCATCCGGGTGCTGGACCGCGAGCTGCATCGGCAGAAGAAGCTGGCCGAGCGGCGCAAGCGTCCGGTACTGCTCGACCTGGCCTCCCGGCCCGAGCTGGGCGAAAAGCTGATCCGCCGCTTCGCGCTGGTGGAGCAGGCCGAGGAAATGGATTGCGGCGCGGCCTGCCTGGCGATGATCTGCCGGCACTACGGCATCCCGATGACGCTGGGCAAGCTGCGCGAGCTGGCCAACGTCACCACGCAGGGCGCCACGCTCGACAGCCTGGCGCGCGCCGGCGAATCGCTGGGCTTCACCACGCGCGGGGTGCAATGCACGCGTGATTCGCTGATGGGATTCGAGCTGCCGTTCATCGTCCATTGGGAGGGCTACCACTACGTGGTGGTGTACGGGATCTCGTCGCGCTGGGTGTGGGTGGCGGATCCCGCCATCGGCTTCCGCAAGATGAGTGCCGAGGAATTCGAGCGCGGCTGGAGCGGCACCTGCCTGCTGTTCACGCCGGGCGAGAGCATGACGCAGCTGTCGGTGCAGCGCTCGCCGTGGCTGCGCTTCATCGGCTACCTGGCGCCGTACAAGAAGATCCTGGCGCACCTGTTCCTGGCGACCTTCGTGATCCAGATGCTGGGGGTGGTGCCGCCGCTGATCATCCAGAACATTCTCGATGGCGTGGTGGTGCACCAGAACGTCGGGCTGCTGCACCTGCTGATCGCGGGGCTGATCATCTCGAGCGTGTTCTCGCAGCTAATGTCGACCATCCGCGCCTACCTGGCCAACTTCATGGTGCGCAACATGGATTTCGCCATGATGTCGCATTTCTTCAGGCACACGCTGTCGCTGCCGCTGTCGTTCTTCGCCAAGCGCAAGACCGGCGACATCTTCGCGCGCTTCCAGGAGAACCAGACCATCCGCGCCTTCCTGACCGAATCGACGGTGACCACGGCGCTGAACCTGCTGATGGTGTTTATCTACTTCACCATCATGTTTCTCTACAACGTCAAGCTGACGCTGCTGCTGATCGCCTTCGTGATCCCGATCGCCGCGCTGACGGTGGTGGTGACGCCGCGGGTCAAGGGCTATGCGCGCGACGTGTTCGCGACCTCGACCGATGCCAAGGCCTACCTGATGGAAACGCTGGGCGGCGCCGAGACCGTCAAGGGCATGGGCATCGAGCGCCCGGTGCGGCTGCGCTGGGAGCGCAAGTACACCAAGGCGCTGGAATCGCAATACAAGGCGCAGCAGTTCCATATCCTGGTGGGGCTGGCGAGCCAACTGCTCAATGCCGCCACCACCATCGCGGTGCTGTGGGTGGGCGCGACGCTGGTGCTGGAGCGCGAGCTGACCATCGGCCAGCTGATGGCCTTCAACGCCTTCATGGGCAGCGTGCTGGCACCGCTGATGGGGCTGGTGGCGCTGTGGGGCCAGCTCAACGACGCCGGCGTGGCGATGGAGCGGCTTGGCGACGTGCTCGATCTGGAGCCGGAGCAGAAGCCGCAGGACGTGCTGTCGCGCGTGATGCTGCCCGACCTGCAGGGCGAGATCGTGATGAAGGACCTGTACTTCCGCTACGGCGGCGAAGACACGCCCTATGTGCTGGAGAACATCAGCTTCGCCATCCGGCCCGGCGAGATGGTGGCGATCGTCGGCCGCAGCGGCTCGGGCAAGACCACGCTGGCCAAGCTGCTGGTGGGCTTCTACAAGCCCACCGAGGGTTCGATGACGGTCGACGGCTACGACCTCAACGTGATCGATGCGGCGTTCTACCGCGCCCAGGTCGGTTATGTGATGCAGTCCAACCTGCTGTTCTCCGGCACCATCGCCGAGAACATCGCCTGCGGCGACGACAGCCCGGACCGGCGCCGCATCGAGGAAGTGGCGCGCATGGCCGACGCGCATGCCTTTATCAGCAAGCTGCCGCTGGGCTACGAGCAGGTCGTCGGCGAACGCGGCATCGGACTGTCGGGCGGGCAGATCCAGCGGCTGTGCATTGCGCGCGCGCTGTACCACGACCCGCGCCTGCTGGTGTTCGACGAAGCCACCTCGGCGCTGGATACGCAGTCCGAGAGCAACATCCTGGCCAATATGCAGGAAATCCTGCGCGGGCGCACGGCGGTGATCATCGCGCACCGGCTCAGCACCATCATGCAGGCCGACAAGATCCTGGTGCTGTACGAAGGCGCCATCGTCGAGCAGGGCCGGCACGAGGAGCTGCTGGAGCGCAAGGGCATGTATTTCCAACTGGTGCAGAAGCAACTGAGTGCCGCATGA
- a CDS encoding peptidylprolyl isomerase: MTGIVRIDDEVLGVEEFVRLLKLTGQFEGLVEQVVRDKLTVHAARRQGLVVTPEEIQERADQFRRVQGLHRAADMNHYLDALNVSLDEFEAFITDSLYQERMMAQVCSDAAVQEYFALNSPRFDSIEVSHIVVDSEGKARELISYLQDDPDAFAEMAREHSIADTRERGGEIGKVLRGSLKTEIEAKVFNAEPGDLLGPFPAADRSFFEVFLVRAKHPATLDSEVAVEVRRLLREDWLMARAQEHVIEAR, translated from the coding sequence ATGACTGGCATCGTGCGTATCGACGACGAGGTGCTTGGGGTCGAGGAGTTCGTGCGCCTGCTCAAGCTGACCGGGCAGTTCGAAGGGCTGGTCGAGCAGGTCGTGCGCGACAAGCTGACCGTGCACGCCGCCAGGCGCCAGGGGCTGGTGGTCACGCCGGAAGAGATCCAGGAACGCGCCGACCAGTTCCGCCGCGTGCAGGGCCTGCACCGCGCCGCCGACATGAACCACTACCTGGATGCGCTCAACGTCAGCCTGGACGAGTTCGAGGCCTTCATCACCGACAGCCTCTATCAGGAGCGGATGATGGCGCAGGTGTGCAGCGATGCGGCGGTGCAGGAATACTTTGCGCTGAACTCGCCGCGCTTCGACAGCATCGAGGTCAGCCATATCGTGGTCGACAGCGAAGGGAAGGCGAGGGAACTGATCTCGTACCTGCAGGACGATCCCGACGCCTTTGCCGAGATGGCGCGCGAGCATTCCATCGCCGACACGCGCGAGCGCGGCGGCGAGATCGGCAAGGTGCTGCGCGGCTCGCTCAAGACCGAGATCGAGGCCAAGGTCTTCAATGCCGAGCCGGGCGACCTGCTGGGGCCGTTCCCGGCCGCCGACCGTTCGTTCTTCGAGGTCTTCCTGGTGCGGGCCAAGCACCCGGCGACGCTCGACAGCGAGGTGGCGGTCGAAGTGCGGCGCCTGCTGCGCGAGGACTGGCTGATGGCCAGGGCGCAGGAACATGTCATCGAAGCCCGCTAG
- a CDS encoding HlyD family efflux transporter periplasmic adaptor subunit, producing MKDDARHAGLKPLSEALEDHGAEGIGLLSAEPSRLGLLTIVTTFALVLCGLVWSFVGHADVIVTAQGTLAPESEVRRFYAPVDGELADLYVAEGQPVSKDDVLARLNARGAIEAAANALEAQLKLEDSEREWKQFPDKKALMERRAAALKQQIDVATRQHETRIAEGTTRLAEQQRAQLQEARSNLDNARRAREFARQEQDRYARLLALPGGGGVSQSQVDAKRAAAQDADNNLRVAQSRLGELEARLGRELTQASSELESSGQDLAGLRVQYDAALREIANTEDKLRLQVQTARLVADAAARIRFENIDKDNFLLILAPVSGVITDVTSTQRGDKVQANTPLGGIAPKDARPVVKIVIAERDRAFLREGLPVKLKFNAFPYQRYGIIDGTLEFISPATKPGGPDKQPVYEGRVRLARDYYTVADNKYPLRYGMTATAEIVVRERRLIDLGLDPFREVAG from the coding sequence ATGAAGGACGATGCCCGCCACGCCGGCCTCAAGCCGCTGTCCGAGGCGCTCGAAGACCACGGCGCCGAAGGCATCGGCCTGCTCAGCGCGGAGCCGTCGCGGCTGGGCCTGCTGACCATCGTCACCACCTTCGCACTGGTGTTGTGCGGGCTGGTCTGGTCCTTCGTCGGCCACGCCGATGTCATTGTCACCGCGCAGGGTACGCTGGCGCCCGAATCCGAGGTGCGGCGCTTCTATGCCCCGGTGGACGGCGAGCTGGCCGACCTTTACGTGGCGGAAGGGCAGCCCGTGTCCAAGGACGATGTGCTGGCGCGCCTGAATGCGCGTGGCGCGATCGAAGCCGCCGCCAACGCGCTGGAGGCGCAGCTCAAGCTGGAAGACTCCGAGCGCGAGTGGAAGCAGTTCCCCGACAAGAAGGCGCTGATGGAACGCCGCGCGGCGGCGCTCAAGCAGCAGATCGACGTGGCCACGCGCCAGCACGAGACCCGCATCGCCGAAGGCACCACGCGGCTGGCCGAGCAGCAGCGCGCGCAACTGCAGGAAGCGCGCAGCAACCTGGACAATGCGCGCCGCGCGCGCGAGTTCGCGCGCCAGGAGCAGGACCGCTATGCGCGCCTGCTGGCGCTGCCCGGCGGGGGCGGGGTTTCGCAATCGCAGGTCGATGCCAAGCGTGCCGCGGCGCAGGATGCGGACAACAACCTGCGCGTGGCGCAGTCGCGGCTGGGCGAACTGGAGGCGCGCCTGGGCCGCGAGCTGACCCAGGCCAGCTCCGAGCTGGAAAGCAGCGGCCAGGACCTCGCTGGGTTGCGCGTGCAATATGACGCGGCGCTGCGCGAGATCGCCAATACCGAGGACAAGCTGCGCCTGCAGGTGCAGACCGCCCGGCTGGTGGCAGACGCCGCCGCGCGCATCCGCTTCGAGAACATCGACAAGGACAATTTCCTTCTGATCCTGGCGCCGGTGTCCGGCGTGATCACCGACGTCACCTCGACCCAGCGCGGCGACAAGGTGCAGGCCAATACGCCGCTGGGCGGCATCGCGCCCAAGGATGCGCGCCCGGTGGTGAAGATCGTGATTGCCGAGCGCGACCGCGCCTTCCTGCGCGAAGGGCTGCCGGTCAAGCTCAAGTTCAATGCCTTCCCGTACCAGCGCTACGGGATCATCGACGGCACGCTGGAATTCATCTCGCCCGCGACCAAGCCCGGCGGGCCGGACAAGCAGCCGGTCTACGAGGGCCGCGTGCGCCTGGCGCGCGACTATTACACCGTGGCCGACAACAAGTATCCGCTGCGCTATGGCATGACCGCGACGGCGGAGATCGTGGTGCGCGAACGGCGCCTGATCGACCTCGGGCTCGATCCCTTCCGCGAGGTGGCGGGCTAG
- a CDS encoding FHA domain-containing protein, producing MAPDEALIMEMPVKMAQGSARELAQHAAQDVAPDAVPNAAQDAAQEFDIFLTPVARPELGVIRIEEALFAVGRRELPFATYPEALAATLSRRHARIFAEHGAVYVADLGSKNGTRVNGTAVARQPAQLSDGDEVAFGPMLSFRVRLSPRALRPEPPRVALTLVPERHDVGLQPLHVEQFPYLISKGDDAFARFRDSYPHQVNYLSRRHAHIYLKGGIPFVEDLGSTNGTFVNGKRLADHGVPLDDGDLIAFGGNHFVYQAQVRSDGAGDATATRSLLQLPDPPAAPDTPGTPGTPASHAAVAAAVAPPPARDDGDRTTFVGAPDSFLDIFCVDYAAHQEDEVNSEAEAQAAAATAAADGARGHRARGRAALLLAEGARLFGLGQPARVRRAARWGGALLLLALVAGAAVYWRGAPERAVQSRFAAGDHAGAAQAADSYLARHPDDVEVQAVGTEALLRAYVPDFAARLKAGDMAGADAVLARLRQLSTHNAEARPLVAELDWVGKLERFTAPRAVDAPIRLYTDETPMRQLLAYWNQDTAAHQRALGRIAADVPAFRDLYADALSDVRRLQNDASVYLAAIDRLNATIAAELGRDRPEALQPVLAEYREKYPRLAGLDRLQSDLDRYTGLLQALRARRPGQLVALLADSRFATPPFQAQLATLGARLPPAEVARAYATAARAWQRGDSTAALAALGQIRGGPWADDLARDLAHKQKVAAQYAALQSARGSRGYEDRLLDFYAMLEAEEDGYFAKAVEADVNGVRDSALRRARELMASALAAWKQYRANGVIGGEQRLEPGISPKFRAQARLLSQAQDDARQGMRIFTQLRAGESADLAQLAKVEQEIRAEAEQQRHALRELSTVLDPAVLKAKLALIGGEDSGKAPESVAAASAAAATVPPQGKP from the coding sequence ATGGCTCCTGACGAAGCACTGATCATGGAAATGCCGGTGAAAATGGCCCAGGGATCCGCACGGGAACTCGCTCAGCATGCGGCGCAGGACGTGGCGCCGGACGCGGTGCCGAACGCCGCGCAAGACGCGGCGCAGGAATTCGATATCTTCCTGACGCCGGTGGCGCGCCCCGAGCTTGGCGTAATCCGCATCGAGGAAGCGCTGTTCGCGGTCGGCCGCAGGGAGCTGCCGTTCGCGACTTACCCGGAAGCGCTGGCCGCAACGCTGTCGCGGCGCCATGCGCGCATTTTTGCCGAGCATGGCGCAGTCTATGTGGCGGACCTCGGCAGCAAGAACGGCACGCGCGTCAACGGCACGGCCGTGGCGCGCCAGCCGGCGCAGCTGAGCGATGGCGATGAAGTCGCGTTCGGGCCGATGCTGTCGTTCCGGGTGCGGCTGTCGCCGCGCGCGCTGCGGCCCGAGCCGCCGCGGGTGGCGCTGACGCTGGTGCCGGAACGCCATGACGTCGGGCTGCAGCCGCTGCACGTGGAGCAGTTCCCCTACCTGATCAGCAAGGGCGACGATGCCTTCGCGCGTTTTCGCGACAGCTATCCGCACCAGGTCAACTACCTGTCGCGGCGCCATGCCCATATCTACCTGAAGGGCGGCATCCCCTTCGTCGAGGACCTTGGCAGCACCAATGGCACCTTCGTCAACGGCAAGCGCCTGGCCGACCACGGCGTGCCGCTGGATGATGGCGACCTGATCGCGTTCGGCGGCAACCACTTTGTCTACCAGGCCCAGGTGCGGTCCGACGGCGCCGGCGACGCCACGGCGACGCGTTCGCTGCTGCAGCTTCCAGACCCGCCGGCCGCGCCTGACACGCCCGGCACGCCCGGCACGCCCGCATCGCATGCCGCGGTGGCTGCCGCAGTTGCCCCGCCGCCCGCCCGCGACGACGGCGACCGCACCACCTTTGTCGGCGCGCCCGATTCCTTCCTCGATATCTTCTGCGTCGACTATGCCGCCCATCAGGAAGACGAGGTCAACAGCGAAGCCGAGGCCCAGGCCGCGGCAGCCACCGCCGCCGCCGACGGCGCGCGCGGGCACCGCGCGCGCGGCCGTGCCGCGCTGCTGCTGGCGGAAGGGGCGCGGCTGTTCGGACTGGGCCAGCCCGCGCGCGTGCGGCGCGCGGCGCGCTGGGGCGGGGCCCTGCTGCTGCTCGCGCTGGTGGCGGGCGCCGCGGTCTACTGGCGTGGCGCGCCGGAGCGCGCGGTGCAGTCGCGCTTCGCCGCGGGCGACCACGCGGGAGCGGCGCAGGCGGCCGACAGCTACCTGGCGCGGCATCCCGACGATGTCGAAGTCCAGGCCGTCGGCACCGAAGCCTTGCTGCGCGCCTACGTGCCCGACTTTGCCGCCAGGCTGAAGGCCGGCGACATGGCCGGCGCCGATGCCGTGCTGGCGCGCCTGCGCCAGCTCAGCACGCACAACGCGGAAGCACGGCCGCTGGTGGCCGAGCTCGACTGGGTCGGCAAGCTCGAGCGCTTCACCGCGCCGCGCGCCGTCGATGCGCCGATCCGGCTCTACACCGACGAGACGCCGATGCGCCAGCTGCTGGCGTACTGGAACCAGGACACCGCCGCGCACCAGCGCGCGCTCGGGCGCATCGCGGCCGACGTGCCGGCGTTCCGCGACCTGTATGCCGATGCGCTCAGCGATGTGCGCCGGCTGCAGAACGATGCCTCGGTGTATCTGGCGGCGATCGACCGGCTCAATGCCACCATCGCTGCCGAACTGGGCCGCGACCGCCCGGAGGCCTTGCAGCCGGTGCTTGCCGAATACCGCGAGAAGTATCCGCGCCTGGCCGGCCTGGACCGGCTGCAGTCGGACCTGGATCGCTACACCGGCCTGCTGCAGGCATTGCGCGCGCGCCGGCCGGGGCAACTGGTGGCGCTGCTGGCCGACAGCCGTTTCGCCACGCCGCCGTTCCAGGCGCAGCTGGCCACGCTGGGCGCGCGCCTGCCGCCGGCCGAGGTGGCGCGCGCGTATGCGACCGCGGCCCGGGCGTGGCAGCGCGGCGACAGCACCGCTGCGCTGGCGGCGCTCGGGCAGATCCGTGGCGGGCCGTGGGCCGACGACCTGGCGCGCGACCTGGCGCACAAGCAGAAGGTGGCGGCGCAGTATGCCGCGTTGCAGTCCGCGCGCGGCAGCCGTGGCTACGAGGACCGCCTGCTCGATTTCTACGCCATGCTCGAGGCGGAGGAGGACGGCTATTTCGCCAAGGCGGTCGAGGCCGATGTCAACGGCGTGCGCGACAGCGCCCTGCGCCGCGCGCGCGAGCTGATGGCGAGCGCGCTCGCGGCGTGGAAGCAGTATCGCGCCAACGGCGTGATCGGCGGCGAGCAGCGGCTCGAGCCCGGCATCTCGCCGAAGTTCCGCGCGCAGGCGCGCTTGCTGTCGCAGGCGCAGGACGACGCGCGCCAGGGCATGCGCATCTTCACGCAACTGCGTGCGGGCGAGAGCGCCGACCTGGCGCAACTGGCCAAGGTCGAGCAGGAGATCCGCGCCGAGGCCGAGCAGCAGCGGCACGCGCTGCGCGAGCTAAGCACGGTGCTCGACCCCGCCGTGCTCAAGGCCAAGCTGGCGCTGATCGGCGGTGAAGACAGCGGCAAGGCGCCGGAGTCCGTCGCGGCTGCGTCTGCGGCTGCAGCCACGGTCCCGCCACAGGGGAAGCCATGA